A stretch of the Polyangium spumosum genome encodes the following:
- the tnpB gene encoding IS66 family insertion sequence element accessory protein TnpB (TnpB, as the term is used for proteins encoded by IS66 family insertion elements, is considered an accessory protein, since TnpC, encoded by a neighboring gene, is a DDE family transposase.) has protein sequence MIGSTRQVKVYAYREPVDMRKSFDTLTALVAQGLRRDAMSGEIFLFVSRTRQRSKVLYWDGTGLCLFSKRLAKGRFAAPWARPGDGPLVLTTSELALLLEGSELIGRMPLSPPPYTPAHRVLRWG, from the coding sequence GTGATCGGCTCGACGCGGCAGGTCAAGGTCTATGCTTACCGAGAGCCCGTCGACATGCGCAAATCCTTCGATACGCTCACGGCGCTCGTCGCCCAGGGCCTTCGCCGCGATGCGATGTCGGGTGAGATATTTCTCTTCGTTAGCCGCACCCGCCAGCGGTCCAAGGTGTTGTACTGGGACGGCACGGGGCTTTGCCTCTTCTCGAAGCGGCTCGCGAAGGGGCGATTCGCGGCGCCGTGGGCGCGGCCTGGGGACGGTCCGCTCGTGCTCACCACGAGCGAGCTCGCGCTCCTGCTCGAAGGGAGCGAGCTCATCGGTCGAATGCCACTCTCGCCGCCGCCGTACACGCCCGCCCATCGCGTGTTGCGCTGGGGATGA